From Camelina sativa cultivar DH55 chromosome 5, Cs, whole genome shotgun sequence:
GTTGCATTGCCCTCTATGACCACAATTCTCTCTCGGTAATTCCTTACATTCAAAAACATACTTTCAGAATAACTCAAAAACGTTTTAGTACTATTTAACTATGTAAACCGCATACGTAGAAATTGGGGTTTGAAAACAATCTTAACCTAACTTATATGTCTAACGTAAACGTGTATTGTTTCAGGTGGTTCCCTACCGATGAACGAGCGAGTGCGGTTGGTATATCGATGGCCGGGTTTCACATGGGAAACGTAGCAGGACTTCTGTTGGCGCCACTCTTGTTATCATCTATAGGAATCTCTGGTCCATTCATTCTTTTTGCATCCTTAGGTCTACTGTGGACGTCAAGTTGGTCAACCGGCGTTACAAACAACCCTCAAGACAGTCCATTCATAACCGGGTCAGAACTCAGCCTTATCCAGGCTGGAAAACCGGTTGACCCGCCGACAAATCCAGACCCACCTGTGCGACTACTTTTCTCGAAAATGCCCACTTGGGCGATCATTATCGCTAATGTGACTAATAACTGggtgagtttgagtttgataGTATCCTTTTGTAAGAGCAATGCATCTTCTTTGTCATAAACATAAACTCACAAAGTTTCGGTTAGTTGTTGTTGACAGGGATACTTTGTTCTTCTCTCATGGATGCCTGTTTACTTCCAAACCGTAAGTATATAGGGATTAGGGGCTaattatttcttgttttgatttCGATAAGAAATGAAAAGATCATGATGTTTTATATCGATGTCGTGTTCGATCCGCAGGTGTTTAATGTGAATTTGAAGCAAGCGGCTTGGTTCAGCGCTGTTCCATGGGCGGCAATGGCGGTCACAAGTTACTATGCAGGTGCAGCATCAGACTTCATGATCAGAACTGGTCACTCTGTAACCTTTGTCCGGAAAGTCATGCAGGTgattatcaaaattaaaatgcaatacttaaattaacaaaagccaagaaatgaagattttattttctctcacATAATTCTAAAGGAAAGTGTTGGCTTTGAATTGTACAGTCTATAGGATTCATGGGTCCTGGATTGTCTTTGCTCTGCCTCAACTACGCAAAGACGCCTACTTGTGCAGCGGTTTTCATGACCCTTGCATTGAGCTTGAGTTCCTTTAGCCAAGCTGGGTTTCTCCTCAATATGCAAGTACGTTAATGATAAGCCTGATTGACCAATGATCACTAACCTTACCATTTTGGGATAATCTTGAATCTCACAACATTGGTTGGTTTCTCTTTGCGGAAACAGGACATCGCACCACAATATGCTGGTTTCCTACACGGTAAATGTCAACATATGGTGGATCTTCTGTTTTCTATTATTGTTCTTTCATTCTTCCTTGCTGAAAAAGTTAGGGCTGTGTGTGCGAGACAGGTATTTCGAATTGTGTGGGCACGTTCGCTGCGATCCTAAGTACAATAGGGACGGGATATTTCGTGCAATGGCTTGGCTCATTTCAGGCGTTTTTGACGTTGACGGCGGTTCTTTACTTCGCAACCACCGTGTTCTGGATCGTTTTCGCAACCGGAGAACGAGTCTTCTAGATCCATAAAAGAGCTCTCCTAtttttttacatgattttttAGATCTTTAATTAGGATACCTGTAATTATTTTCGTCATCTCCAACGTCAACAGCTATAAATTCCAAGTCTTGGTCAAATTGTTGTAGCTCAATGCATGGTTCATTATCTTCCGCAGAAACAATACGTGTCGAATCCACAATTGCCAAATCACATTTTGTGGTCAAATTTTATACTTTTCTTGgtcaaatttaatatttgtaaaccCACAATTTTGTGATATATTctctatatacattatatattgagtttttttttactacaaacCCTTTTTTCCCTATAAATTCTACTATCACATTTGCCAAACACAATTTccttcattttcatcttctttaaaTCACTAGCCAGACAcatcttattttatttaaaatctagaatttccaaattaatatactatttatgaatttaaatattataaataaaattatttatgaatttaaatattataaataaatttatttattaaattaaatagcATAAGCACGGATTTtattctaatatatatgtgttaaaCATTTTAATGTTAGCACAGTTCTCAccaaatttaacatttgtaaaGAGAAGATTCAcccaaaatttcttttattttggctATTTCTTAAAAGTAATTCATTTTTCACAGATCCCTTTTTTGTCAGTTTACAGTAAAAAATCTACTTAccgaaaaaggaaacaaaaagagtaATCCAATTTCGTATTTAACTCTCTGCCCGGAGAGATCTGATCTTTCCCCTAATTCGAAAACCCCGAAATGGAAGAGATCGCCGATCAAACCTTCTTCCGCTACTGTCTCCTCACCCTAATATTCTCCGGACCACCGACCGCCGTCGCTCTCAAATTCCTCCAAGCTCCTTACGGCAAACACAACCGTACCGGATGGGGTCCGACCTTATCTCCTCCGATTGCTTGGTTTCTCATGGAGAGTCCGACCTTGTGGCTAACGCTCCTTATCTTCCCCTTTGGTCGTCACGCTCTCAATCCTAAATCTCTCATCTTAATCTCTCCTTATCTCCTCCATTACTTTCACCGCACCATCCTTTACCCTCTTCGTCTCCTCCGCAGCTCCTCTGGAAAAAGTGGTTTTCCGATCAGTATCGCCGCCATGGCTTTCACCTTTAATCTCCTCAACGCTTATATCCAGGTACGGGTCTAACTTATTCCGGTTTAGTTCTGGTTAATAAAATTAGATGCAAGAATCAAACTAAACCGGAACATCTCAATTTAAACAGGCGAGGTGGGTTTCTCACTACAAGAATGACTACGAAGACGGACATTCGTTCTGGTGGCGGTTTATTATTGGGTTGGTGGTTTTTATAGCCGGTATGTGGATTAATATCACATCGGACCGGACTTTGGTACGTTTGAAGAAAGAGAACCGGGGAGGTTATGTGATACCGAGAGGAGGTTGGTTCGAGCTAGT
This genomic window contains:
- the LOC104785671 gene encoding probable anion transporter 3, chloroplastic, which gives rise to MAATSLVIPLQHSSCLLSFRRSPILTKKALVPVGFEARNNHIQCNNIRSVWQGNEKRRGEAVVAAAKKKRNQSPERCAAEGVMIGGGETEAIPMMPERIKVVILMACMMCLCNADRVVMSVAVVPLAEKLAWSSSFLGVVQSSFLWGYIFSSVIGGALVDRYGGKRVLALGVALWSLATILTPWAATHSTLSLLCVRTFFGLAQGVALPSMTTILSRWFPTDERASAVGISMAGFHMGNVAGLLLAPLLLSSIGISGPFILFASLGLLWTSSWSTGVTNNPQDSPFITGSELSLIQAGKPVDPPTNPDPPVRLLFSKMPTWAIIIANVTNNWGYFVLLSWMPVYFQTVFNVNLKQAAWFSAVPWAAMAVTSYYAGAASDFMIRTGHSVTFVRKVMQSIGFMGPGLSLLCLNYAKTPTCAAVFMTLALSLSSFSQAGFLLNMQDIAPQYAGFLHGISNCVGTFAAILSTIGTGYFVQWLGSFQAFLTLTAVLYFATTVFWIVFATGERVF
- the LOC104785672 gene encoding steroid 5-alpha-reductase DET2, with product MEEIADQTFFRYCLLTLIFSGPPTAVALKFLQAPYGKHNRTGWGPTLSPPIAWFLMESPTLWLTLLIFPFGRHALNPKSLILISPYLLHYFHRTILYPLRLLRSSSGKSGFPISIAAMAFTFNLLNAYIQARWVSHYKNDYEDGHSFWWRFIIGLVVFIAGMWINITSDRTLVRLKKENRGGYVIPRGGWFELVSCPNYFGEVVEWLGWAVMTWSWAGIGFFLYTCSNLIPRASASHKWYIDKFKDEYPKTRKAVIPFVY